A genome region from Marinifilum sp. JC120 includes the following:
- a CDS encoding RNA-binding transcriptional accessory protein — protein MNSKNISRISSELSIPSKNVKSVVDLLDEGATIPFISRYRKEATGSLDEVAVAAVSDLLGKLKELDKRRESVLKSIDEQGKLDDGLRKKIDGAETMRQLEDLYLPYKQKRKTKGQAAIQKGLEPLAYKLFAQKCDPVQEAQGFVSAEKGVESVDDALAGARDIIAEKITENTVTREAVRSLFERKALIESKPTKAAQADENKDKASKFRDWFDWREPAKRAAGHRILALFRGERDKFLKVSIRPEEDDALDILHRKLVRSNSAASKQVQLAATDSYKRLLAPQMETELRGVLLEKADTEAINIFAANLREILLAPPLGGKRVLALDPGFRTGAKLVCLDAQGTLLHNDTIYPVTSEGKKKEAVRIVSGLVEKYDIEAVAIGNGTAGRETEQFVKELGLDKSIQVIMVNESGASVYSASEIAREEFPDYDITVRGAVSIGRRLMDPLAELVKIDPKSIGVGQYQHDVDQKGLAESLGRVVESCVNMVGVELNTASARLLQSVSGLGPVLATNVIKFREENGPFNSRRELLKVPRLGPKAFEQCAGFLRIRGAKNPLDCTAVHPERYKAVAGIAKDLGADVAELIKSGELRGKVNLEDYVSDDLGLPTLEDIMKELEKPGRDPRKQFEAVRFDDSVKEVSDLREGMILNGIVTNVTAFGAFVDIGVHQDGLAHISRLADEFVRDPATVVHPGQAVKVKVLEVDIQRKRISLSMRQSDM, from the coding sequence ATGAATTCAAAAAATATTTCTCGCATCTCGTCTGAACTGAGTATTCCATCTAAAAACGTAAAATCTGTTGTGGACCTTCTTGATGAGGGCGCGACTATTCCTTTTATTTCCCGTTACCGTAAAGAAGCTACCGGAAGTCTTGATGAGGTTGCGGTTGCTGCGGTCAGTGATCTTTTGGGAAAGCTGAAGGAGTTGGATAAACGGCGTGAAAGCGTACTTAAATCCATTGATGAGCAGGGCAAGCTGGACGATGGTCTGCGCAAGAAGATTGATGGTGCTGAGACCATGCGCCAGCTTGAGGATCTGTACCTGCCGTACAAGCAAAAACGTAAGACAAAGGGACAGGCTGCGATCCAGAAAGGGCTTGAGCCGCTGGCCTATAAACTTTTTGCTCAGAAATGTGATCCTGTTCAGGAAGCGCAGGGCTTTGTTTCTGCGGAAAAGGGCGTGGAATCGGTGGATGATGCTCTGGCCGGGGCGCGTGATATCATTGCTGAAAAGATCACTGAAAACACGGTTACCCGTGAGGCCGTGCGTTCTTTGTTTGAGCGTAAGGCTTTGATCGAATCAAAGCCCACCAAGGCTGCGCAGGCCGATGAGAATAAGGACAAGGCTTCAAAATTCCGGGATTGGTTTGATTGGCGCGAACCTGCCAAGCGGGCTGCGGGCCATCGAATTCTGGCCTTGTTTCGTGGTGAGCGGGATAAATTTTTAAAGGTATCCATCCGCCCGGAAGAAGATGATGCTTTGGATATTCTGCACCGTAAGCTGGTCCGCTCTAATTCTGCGGCTTCGAAGCAGGTGCAGCTGGCTGCAACCGACAGCTATAAACGGCTGCTTGCTCCGCAGATGGAGACCGAACTGCGCGGGGTGCTGCTGGAAAAGGCCGATACTGAAGCGATCAATATTTTTGCCGCTAATCTGCGTGAAATTCTGCTTGCTCCCCCCTTGGGTGGCAAGCGGGTGCTGGCCCTTGATCCGGGCTTTCGTACCGGGGCCAAGCTGGTTTGCCTTGATGCACAGGGAACCCTGCTGCATAACGATACCATTTACCCGGTTACTTCTGAGGGCAAGAAGAAAGAGGCTGTGCGCATAGTTAGCGGGCTGGTGGAGAAATATGACATCGAAGCCGTGGCTATCGGTAACGGAACAGCCGGACGCGAGACCGAGCAGTTTGTTAAAGAACTGGGCTTGGATAAATCCATTCAGGTGATTATGGTCAATGAATCCGGGGCTTCTGTCTATTCCGCTTCGGAAATAGCCCGTGAGGAATTTCCGGATTACGACATTACTGTGCGCGGGGCGGTTTCCATCGGGCGCAGACTTATGGACCCGCTTGCCGAGTTGGTCAAGATCGATCCTAAATCCATCGGTGTGGGTCAGTATCAGCATGATGTGGACCAAAAGGGCTTGGCTGAAAGCCTTGGCAGGGTGGTTGAATCCTGCGTTAACATGGTCGGTGTGGAATTGAACACTGCCAGCGCAAGGCTGCTGCAATCCGTTTCTGGTTTGGGGCCGGTTTTAGCTACAAATGTGATTAAATTTCGTGAGGAGAACGGTCCGTTCAATTCCCGCCGGGAATTGCTCAAGGTTCCCCGTCTTGGACCCAAGGCTTTTGAGCAATGCGCTGGTTTCCTGCGTATACGCGGGGCCAAGAATCCCTTGGACTGCACAGCTGTTCACCCGGAGCGCTACAAGGCCGTAGCCGGGATTGCCAAAGATCTCGGTGCAGACGTTGCCGAACTTATCAAGTCCGGCGAGTTGCGTGGTAAGGTCAATTTAGAAGATTATGTTTCTGATGATCTGGGTTTGCCTACTCTTGAAGATATCATGAAAGAGTTGGAAAAACCGGGCCGTGATCCGCGTAAGCAGTTCGAAGCTGTGCGTTTTGATGATTCCGTAAAGGAAGTTTCAGATCTGCGCGAAGGCATGATCCTTAACGGTATCGTGACCAACGTCACCGCCTTCGGGGCTTTTGTGGATATCGGGGTGCATCAGGACGGGCTGGCTCATATCAGCCGTCTTGCTGATGAATTTGTGCGCGATCCGGCAACGGTGGTTCATCCGGGGCAGGCCGTAAAGGTTAAGGTCTTGGAAGTTGATATTCAGCGCAAACGTATTTCGCTCAGCATGCGCCAGTCTGATATGTAA
- a CDS encoding restriction endonuclease, with the protein MSERKRNPHQSIRAYCLWCMGGSPQLVRECEDSDCSLYALREPKTEESQRTCIRAIRRHCLACTVGDRQAIRDCKEKECVIRRFRFGVHPKTMQKRRKRQQAKSYLTLPGL; encoded by the coding sequence TTGAGCGAACGGAAAAGAAATCCTCATCAGTCCATACGGGCCTACTGCCTGTGGTGCATGGGCGGCAGCCCGCAGCTTGTCAGGGAATGTGAGGACAGCGACTGCTCTCTTTATGCATTGCGTGAACCCAAAACCGAGGAATCCCAGCGTACCTGCATTCGGGCTATCCGCAGACACTGTCTCGCCTGTACTGTAGGCGACCGTCAGGCTATCCGCGATTGCAAAGAAAAAGAATGTGTCATCCGTCGTTTCCGTTTCGGGGTACATCCCAAAACCATGCAGAAACGTAGAAAACGGCAGCAGGCAAAAAGCTATCTCACCCTTCCGGGTCTTTAA
- a CDS encoding ABC transporter ATP-binding protein, whose product MSSPIFSLHDINFSYPGNDVLKSVDFELHKGQKISLTGHNGSGKTTLLHIIMGLLKPQSGQIRYMDREMKSEQDFRELRKGVGLLFQQADDQLFCPTVLEDVAFGPLNLGKTPEEAQKIAKYTLCTLGLAGYEDRVSYRLSGGEKKLVSLATVLAMEPQALVLDEPTNDLDPTMRERLIEILGSLDIAMLVVSHDLDFLVRVTDVEYSCTKGKILREASNFKDNHDYGQCAL is encoded by the coding sequence GTGAGTTCACCCATATTTTCCCTGCATGATATTAATTTTTCCTATCCCGGAAATGATGTCCTCAAAAGTGTGGATTTCGAACTGCACAAGGGACAAAAAATTTCCCTGACCGGGCACAATGGATCAGGCAAAACCACCCTGCTGCACATCATCATGGGCTTGCTCAAACCGCAATCCGGGCAAATCCGGTATATGGACCGGGAGATGAAATCCGAACAAGACTTTCGGGAATTGCGCAAGGGCGTGGGGCTGCTTTTCCAACAGGCAGATGACCAGCTATTCTGCCCCACCGTACTGGAAGACGTGGCCTTCGGGCCGCTCAATCTGGGGAAAACCCCGGAAGAAGCTCAGAAGATTGCAAAGTACACCCTCTGCACGCTTGGGTTAGCTGGATACGAAGACCGGGTTTCCTATCGTCTTTCCGGCGGTGAAAAAAAACTGGTTTCCCTTGCCACTGTGCTAGCCATGGAACCGCAGGCACTGGTGCTGGACGAACCCACCAACGACCTTGATCCGACCATGCGCGAAAGGCTGATCGAAATTCTGGGATCGCTGGACATTGCCATGCTGGTGGTTTCCCACGACCTTGATTTTCTGGTAAGAGTCACCGATGTGGAATATTCCTGCACCAAAGGAAAAATCCTACGCGAAGCCTCAAATTTCAAAGACAACCACGACTACGGGCAGTGCGCTTTGTAA
- the cbiQ gene encoding cobalt ECF transporter T component CbiQ, whose product MQQLTEPFAYGNSIIHSMNPGFRLACALIFSLAGALVTNLAAATSVLTAGILFALAAKLEFKTLLKRLLIVNFFILFLWVFLPFSRPGEPIATIGPFTATLGGIIYTAIITLKSNGVILAMTALISTMQVQTLGAGMQSLKLPDKLCRLLLFSWRYVHVMSMEYSRMRRAATMRAFTPRTNLQTYRTYAWLMGMLLVRSLDRAQRVWQAMLCRGFTGTFHTLTTYRTGKRDWTLLLTTLACAALFIFLEFNKIEVLL is encoded by the coding sequence TTGCAGCAGTTAACGGAACCTTTTGCCTACGGCAACTCTATCATTCATTCCATGAATCCCGGATTCAGGCTGGCCTGCGCTTTGATCTTTTCTCTTGCCGGGGCACTGGTTACAAACCTTGCTGCCGCAACCAGCGTCCTTACTGCAGGAATTCTATTTGCCCTAGCTGCAAAACTTGAATTTAAAACTCTGCTCAAGCGACTGCTCATCGTAAACTTCTTCATTCTTTTCCTTTGGGTGTTTCTGCCCTTTTCACGCCCCGGAGAACCTATAGCCACCATCGGTCCCTTTACTGCCACTCTGGGAGGGATCATCTACACCGCAATCATCACCCTGAAATCAAACGGGGTAATCCTTGCCATGACCGCACTCATCTCCACCATGCAGGTGCAGACCCTCGGTGCGGGCATGCAGTCCCTGAAGCTGCCGGACAAACTCTGCCGTTTGCTGCTTTTCAGCTGGCGGTACGTGCATGTGATGAGCATGGAATACAGCCGCATGCGCAGGGCCGCCACCATGCGCGCATTTACACCCCGCACAAACCTGCAAACCTACCGCACCTATGCATGGCTCATGGGTATGCTGCTGGTCCGCAGTCTGGACCGGGCACAACGGGTCTGGCAGGCCATGCTCTGTCGGGGGTTCACCGGAACATTCCACACCCTGACCACCTACCGCACAGGCAAAAGAGACTGGACCCTGCTGCTCACCACTCTGGCCTGCGCCGCACTTTTTATTTTTCTTGAGTTTAATAAAATTGAGGTTCTGCTGTGA